From one Streptomyces spiramyceticus genomic stretch:
- a CDS encoding ATP-binding protein, which produces MSIWWSLHLRREAASVPLARRLLLGTMETAGVDPDISYDLSVALSEACANAVEHGGDERSGTPSAEYRVTAYLDGEKCRIEVTDSGPGFPPSRRGNCAALRPAPSTAEDGRGLCLIEQLADHVHFRNRPGRGAVVSFDKVLKWREDALLKVS; this is translated from the coding sequence ATGAGCATCTGGTGGTCACTCCACTTGCGGCGCGAAGCCGCGAGCGTTCCGCTCGCCCGCCGCCTTCTGCTCGGCACCATGGAGACAGCAGGGGTCGATCCGGACATTTCCTACGATCTCTCGGTCGCGCTCAGCGAAGCCTGTGCGAATGCGGTCGAGCACGGCGGGGACGAACGGTCCGGAACACCCTCTGCGGAATACCGCGTGACCGCTTATCTGGACGGCGAGAAATGCCGTATCGAGGTCACCGACTCCGGGCCGGGCTTTCCCCCCTCACGGCGAGGGAACTGTGCCGCACTGCGCCCCGCACCCAGCACGGCGGAAGACGGCAGAGGCCTCTGCCTGATCGAGCAGCTCGCGGACCATGTCCACTTCAGGAACCGGCCGGGGCGCGGCGCGGTGGTCAGCTTCGACAAGGTCCTGAAATGGCGCGAGGACGCACTGCTCAAGGTGTCCTGA